In the genome of Paralichthys olivaceus isolate ysfri-2021 chromosome 10, ASM2471397v2, whole genome shotgun sequence, the window AAGCAAACACGGGACATTAGAAGCAGGTTTAGCACAATGACTACAAGTTAAAGACAGTGAACGTGCGTTGCAATTGTTTCCTGAAAGATCTCTTCAGAGGACATCTGCTCCTTACCTTCCCCATTGTTGCTGGTGTTGCTCGTCTCCCAGCCAGCTGCAGCTGCGTCGTGGTTTATATCGAAAAGCAGAATGTGCAGACGAGGGAAAGCTATTGTCATCTAAATTAGGCTGATTTGCATATCAGCAAAATGGTTTGGTCAAGTTTGATTTCCCTTTGTCCACATGTGATGGCCTCGTATCAAAGAAGTGCCAAAAGTGAGACGTGAAACTTCTGAAAGCCAACAGCCTCACGTACTgattactgtgtgtttgtgtgtgttgcttccATCTAACTCTGCCCTGTGAAggattatttactttttatttgctcTCAATCTGCAGTAGAAAGTCAAACTTTGGTGCTAAATCatgattttttaataattaattcacATTTGTGCAGCAACAGACTACTTTATCCATGCATTCTTCAAAACACACTGTTGACACGGAAAAGGAAGTTCACTTCAATGAAAAGATAAACAACCTTTAAACTACGAAGCTCCTCCGGAGTGCGATTTGACTTTAAAGTCATATATGAAAGATCTAAAAGACAACGTGTTTGACCAACACGTGGACGTGAGTTCAATCCTGAATAAAGACATTTATCACAGCAGGAAATCACATGTGACGTCTTTATTAATCATCTACATGAGTCATATTAAAGGACGAGTGTTACACGTAAATGTCCTGGTAATAAGATACTGGTGTTGTACTCATACGAGGACTCGTACTATAAAGTACTGTAAGTATTGCAGTACTTGCGATAAGCCTCAGTCGGTCAGTCTCATACTGGACAGAGCTCCTGGACTTGAACCACATGAAGTTTATTAATCTATGATGTTCTATGCACTCATCATTTGTATGATATATTCTAAGGCCCGGTGCACATAAGAGATTTAATCTTCAGAGAGCTCACACAAGATATTATCCAGAGATAAGGAATCTCACAGAAAGCCGCCCGACTAAATGCGACTTCAAACGTTGGAGGAGTAACGTCGTCGGCTACACGCTACAGTCacgtgtgttctgtgtgtaagAACACGGATGAAGTcatggctgaggaggaggaacaagCTTTTTTGCAGCGTGAGttggaaatgtgttgtttttagtcACAGTTGTACAAGTTCACAACATCCGGTTGGGGACGCTGCTCGATCGGCTCGCTCTCATTGGCAGTAGCCGGTTTACTCAGTATTCTGTCAGTAGCATCACGATTCATTTGTAAACCCCCCTCACTCAGATAATTGGCCTCTGATCTGGAACGTCCCTGTGAAAGTCAGAAGGAGCGAATCAGGTCTAAGCCTGATTATCCTTAAGTGAGCAGCCGCTCTAATCGAACACTAATTCATGACTAATTGTGCTTTGTTGCATTTCAGGGTtttgcaaatgaaacaaattgaaaatatgGACTAAATGCAGCCGCAGAGACTTTCAGGGATttgcaacatgtttgttttttcttaagACACTCGTGATCTGAGCTGGTGACACATGGAAGAAAAATCAAATCACAGTTTGCGATTCCTCTTCCCCAGTCTGAGaaaaagctgcagctcagtttttcctccctcctctcccgcCTTGTGTCTTCCACCCATTTCCCCTCCCTTTGTTCTGGATCATGATGGCACAAATGAAATTAACAGCGATCGCAGAGCTGCTTATTCATCAGCTTTCAGATAATTTGAATAACAAAACCCTGTTACAGCGCGTATAAAGTATAAAAGCCGCCTGGCAGCCACAGGTTGTTGGACAGATTCCCACAAACACAGATCATCAAACATGGGCAAGGTATGTAGAGCAGCAAACAAGCAGCTAGaaactaaatgtaaaaacatcaaCTCAGGAATAAATGAGCGACGCAAAACAGTGTCAGCTTCCAAAAGGGTATTTCAATTTCAAGATTTTCtcataatttgttttgtttttcttttctacagATCATCTTCTACGAGGACAGGAACTTCCAGGGTCGCTCCTACGAGTGCATGAGCGACTGCTCCGACATGACCTCCTACCTGAGCAAGTGCAACTCCTGCAGGGTGGAGAGCGGCTGCTTCATGGTCTACGACCGGCCCAACTTCATGGGAACCCAGTACttcctgaggagaggagagtacTCTGACTACGTCAACTTTGGCATGAGTGACTCTATCCGATCCTGCCGTTTAATTCCTCAGGTATGTAGAGATTTTGAGAGGAAGTGATAACAGGGAGAAACAACTTTAATGTCTAAATGatgtgaaatatgaataaagttgctgatttgatttatattttctgcttttaaaacgTTGGTTAGGAAGTAAATAGAGTAAAACTGTAACTGCATCTCTGGTTTTGACACATTCTGCAATGAAGCTGTTTTACGAGCAGCAGCCAAATTGTAGTTTGGTGCCTCGCTGAGCTGTTCCACCTCTGTGCTTCCATCAACAGCACAGAGGCTCGTACAGGATGAAGCTCTTCGAGAGGGAGAACTTCCAGGGCCAGAGTCACGAGCTGCAGGACGACTGCGACAACATCATGGACCGCTACCGCATGTCCGACTTCCAGTCCTGCAACGTGCAGGACGGCCACTGGCTGATGTACGAGCAGCCGCACTACAGAGGCCGGATGATGTACATGAGTCCCGGGGAGTACAGGAGCATGAGAGATGTGGGATACAGCGGCATGAGGCCCAGCTCCGTCAGGCGTATAATGGATTCCTGCTGAAGCAGAGAACAGAATATGTGCTGTCCAATAAAATGAGAGACAAATCAAACTCCACCGTGTCACCGTGTCGTCTCATATCAAACAGAAGACTCCACCTTACTCACACAGCTGTGAGGCAGAAGTACGACTTTTATAATCACATCAATTAAATAAAACGCAGTAAACTACAGATATTTCAACACTAGGATATCTATGGTAATATTTTTAACTGTGTACAAGCCAAATCCTTTAgttcactatatatatatatatatatatatatatctgcaaTGATCGTACAGTAAATCCACCAGTTAataatatgttattattatattcttcattaaaacatcACGTTGGGATCTGTTTGATTCAACATcataatctaattcaatttGAAATTGTTTATTTGTCCATAAAggagcaaaaaataaaacacacacagacacattttcatattcatcgttaaaacaaactttacatATTAGAAAGAACTGGATTTTTAACTCTGTCGTAaatcattcaattcaattcaaattcaagtTTATCTCTACAAACTCATAACTTCCATTATCACAAGACACTGCACATAGTTATATGAAATATTACGATTAAATATTATAGTTAAACTGTGATAATAAAAGCTGTTCAAAGTTTAAGTGTCTTCACGATACACGGCTGTAGAGGAACTGTCTACCAAGCTCCCGTCTCTGTCTATATTtatatgaagatgatgatgaagatgaggaacaAACTGCTGTAGACGCTCCTCTGCGGCCCCAGAGACGTTTTTTGGAAATGTGACATGAAAACATCGTTAGATAAtctggggtcaaaggtcacagaatGAAACATCAGGACACCTCACCTGTGCTTCACTGATTTTTCCTGAATGTATAAAATGGCTGAATCTcccacaataataaaaatggcTTCACATATCCACACTGGTTTCTTTCATAATGTATTAACTTAACACACGTCGCTGTTACAATTAatcagagactgtaaataaagatggacgacgtatCCCCACCCACTCCCACTATCCAGAGATGAAGccaaaaatatcccagataccaGCTCCGCTGTCTGATCATGTGATGTCATTCAGATCCAGAGTCCGCACGATAGCAACCAGGGGGTGGGGCCGCAGTATCGAGGTCCCACCCGTACACACGCTCGACCGATTACGACTCAGCctcggctgtcaatcatgacacgTCACGATATATATGATATCCACCAAATaacgaattaaaaccaaactcatcagATAAATCAACAGTTGAGCAAACTTTGAGAAGAATGTGTTTAACTtatattttggtccatgtcccatccgctaacatggaggaggcggggtttacggcctgtgctgcagccagccaccagggggtgatagAGACACTCTGTGAGCTGTAAATAGAACCTTTAATTTGAATTTCCCTTAAAATTGATGATCAAAATATACGAAGGGTTGTAGTTTTTAGagacttttcattttattttgtttctacTTGTTCTGATGGATAaacataatatttcaatttatcTTACAAAGATAGTATGTTGTATGTATAGTACGTATGTATATTGAAATAAGACTAGGTACTACCCAAACATTATACtaatgtaaaaatagaaatgaaagtCCTGTAATCAAAAAGTTACCCTGAGTAAAACTACGATCAGCAAAGTGTACTGACAGTAAAGTATCAAAGTATATTCTATAGCTCCTTTCAAAACCAGAATACAACATGAAGAATTCACACCATTAATGTTATGTCACTGCGCAGTAGTATGTATTGTATGTGTAACtgagtaaaaatacaaaactgccCTCAGCGCCCTCGCACCAAACGAtcacagatataaaaatatacgTTTTTTAATTCTGCTGTTGGTGAGTTAAGACTTCTGATTCGATGTCCTCACTATGtgacctgtgtttgtgtggcagcaacacaacacagagtcCCAGCCGAGAGCGTCACCCACCTGTACCCCACAGGAGCGCCGCTGCAGTTGGCACTGCCCCAGATGAATGCATTCTGGAATAATAACCATTTACAGAGCGATTTAACAAATATCATGGCCGCGCACGCTGCACTGCTGAGTAAGACGTTCAAAACAATGGCTCCATAGATCATTTAGCTGTCGTGATGGGTATAAAAGTGACAGGCAGGTTGGCAAGGACCAGAGCAATCAGGTGTAGGACCGGACAGCAACATGGGCAGAGTGAGAGGGCGTTTTTCATTCTGGGGGTTTTTTAAgattataaattaaattaaatgacgGATGATACGAAttgtacaaaatgtattttgttttcagatcATCTTCTACGAGGACAGGAACTTCCAGGGTCGCTCCTATGAGACCAGCAGCGACTGTGCCGAGCTGACCTCCTACCTGAGCCGCTGCAACTCCTGCAGGGTGGAGAGCGGCTGCTTCATGGTCTACGAGCGCCCCAACTTCATGGGCCACCAGATGCTGGTGCGTCGGGGCGAGTACCCCGACAACCAGCGCCTGATGGGAATGAGCATGAGCGACTGCATCCGCTCCTGCCGCATGATCCCCATGGTACGAAGCTTCCATACGACTTGTGAAACTTGGAAAAtgaaacaggatttttttttttgccttgaagTAAAGTTCGTGTCTTTTTACAGCACAGGGGTCCATTCAGGATGAAGATCTACGAGAGGGAGAACTTTGGCGGCCAGATGaacgagctgcaggaggacTGCGACTCCATCCAGGACCGTTACCGCATGTCCGACTGCCACTCCGCTCACGTCATGGACGGCCACTGGCTGATGTACGAGCAGCCGCACTACAGAGGCAGGATGCTGTACCTGAGGCCCGGAGAGTACAGGAGCATGAGAGACATGGGCATGGGCCCCATGGACATGAGGATCGGATCCATCAGACGCATCATGGAGTCCTGTTAGACCGAACTGAACCAGCTTCACACATGTGATCgatgaataaatgtttcataTCAAACAtcttgtcagtttgtgttttcaaaagagTACGGGCACCTTCTTTAAAATATACGTCACATGATGCACgtgacaataaaaatgaatctgCAGGAAGAGATCTTCAATACATAACAATTAGGATTCggtaaataaatcattttaagtgAATAAATAATTACTAGCTTGTCACTGCTGTGTTTGAATTCCACCTTTATGAATGTTATCGTCACCAAACATGatctatagttttatttttactttagtttAATTCATGAACAACAAATCTAAAAGAtctagataataataattagatgAACTCAGAGGCTGACTCATCAAATTAACTTTGGATAAACAGACTGTGGATTGTTAAACATGTGAAAGgttgatgataaatgataataatgataaagtGAATGTtgtttaaagacagatttatAAAGTGGGTTgtaatttttaattatttaatttaattcctTGATTAATCTTGATTAAAAACCTCTCTCTTAAATATCATTTTtatcagtttcagtttcagtaaTGAAACATTCAGAGCAGCCACAGCAATAAACTGTTGTTTGCAGTTTCCAAATAAAGAATAACGATGAACAAAATAATGTGTGGTCGTGTTTTTAAGATGAAACTTTTACTAATCTGCTGAAAGgtgatttaattttttaataaacGTGATCTAATAAACGTCACAGACGAAAGCGGAAGGGTTTGAAATGAACTGTGACGTCTCTTCAGggaaaaagagaataaataagaataatgtTCGTGCCAATTTCAAACTTATCAACAATTTATTTCCAAGCCCACTGTTCCCTGAGGACACATTCACTCACCTTTAGTTTTTAGATTAATTGTGCAGATAAGAGAAATGTCAGGTGAACGCAGTGATATTGTCTGAAGAGGCAGGACTGAAGTTTATCCTCAAACAAGAAGAATAAATCACCGGACTGATGCTCGTCTTCATGAGATCATAAAGTGAAACAGCAGCGGGATCAGAGCTGAATCAAGTTTATTGAACTGCAACATCTTTAATCTCTCTTGTTGAACTGACCGTCCTTCGattctgaattaaaatgtttctgaacTAAATGTAAACTGGTTTGATTTGTGAACAACATCCTTCTTTgagccaaagaaaaacaaatgaacatattCACATGTAAGAAGTTATCCTGTCCTTTTTTCACAGTGTTGATTTGTgcatttaattgtatttttggGAAGAGTTTGAGTGAATCATATTCTGTTCTGATAATAAAAAACCCTTGTTGAGGAAATCTATCTCTTTTAATATCAGCCTGTGTTAATCACAGAGTATTACAGTTTTATGAAGTTATATGTAAAATAGAAAATCATAATGTCATATACCACATATATCGATATATCATAGATGTTGAACATATACTGTACAAGTCaagaagaggtttttttttaatcctttattTATCATTGTTTTCTGTAAAGTTATAACACGTctacatataaaacatttaacctgatatatgtttatatcaatgaatttttaatcacatttcaaataaaatcgttttttttatttttcagtaagtGGATTATCCCATTCACTGTGGAGGATACGCGTCATATTACATTTGGAAgcttctctttattttctttatgctGGACAACAATGCTGCACGTATACAGTACATGCATTTCCACCAGAGTGGTACAGTGCGGGATAATAACCCTTTAGCACCCTGACTGCTCAGTAGGCTTCTGCTGACTCAGCGATTTGTACAATAGAAGCCTAAATACTTTTTTTCACATTGAGCAGGTATAAAAGTAACGGTTGGCGCCAACAGGGATTCACAGCAGCTACGAATCAGTCCTGACGAACAACCGTAAAAGCCATGACCATGGGCAAGGTAGGTACTGGGAGTGATCCGTGCAGAAACATTGAATAATGAAAAGCAGTGTAACATGTATAATGTTTTGAGCAACATAGTGGAAAGCTGCTTTTggagtgtttctgtttctgatgAGTCCTTTTCTTTCAGATCATCTTCTACGAGGACAGGAACTTCCAGGGTCGTCACTATGAGACCAGCAGCGACTGCCCTGAGCTGACCTCCTACCTGAGCAGGTGTCACTCCTGCAGGGTGGAGAGCGGCTGCTTCATGGTCTACGACCGACCCAACTTCACGGGAAACCAGTACTTCATGAGGAGGGGCGAGTACTCCGACTACATGAGCATGATGGGAATGTCCGACTGCATCAGGTCCTGCCGCACGATCCCCATGGTGAGATTTACTCTACTCTGGACGTCCTTTTAATTTATCTTTGAATGGTTGTCTGATCCTCTGGTTTTCTGGTTTTGCAGCACCGCGGCCAGTTCAGGATGAGGATCTACGAGAGGGAGAACTTCGGCGGTCAGATGTCTGAGCTGCAGGACGACTGCGACAACATCCAGGACCGTTACCGCATGTCCGACTGCATGTCCAGCAACGTGATGGACGGCCACTGGCTGATGTACGAGCAGCCCCACTACAGAGGCAGGATGATGTACCTGAGGCCCGGAGAGTACAGGAGCTTCAGGGACATGGGCATGAGCAGCAACAGGTTCATGAGCATGAGGCGCATCATGGATTCCTGCCACTAAATGTTTTCCTCAATGCGGAGATGCATTTAACAACGTcatgataaaacaaaataaagattataatttataaaaaaaaaaagagtcttgCTTTTTTCTTgcataaaacaaatcaagatGTACATATATCATTGTCCTGGTGCAGAGAGATCATCATAGACAAAGTAGTAAAGTAgagtttcttttgtttctcattgtaatttagggactAAAGAATTTTATCTCTCAGTCGTACGTCGTCATCACCTACTTGACTCTGATGGTTTGTACACCTCTGTGTTgtcagttgggggggggggggtagtctGTTTGGTTTGAAATCAATGAACCGGTTCATTCGGTTGCTACGGTAAATTATTGTGGTATTAATCATA includes:
- the LOC109641392 gene encoding gamma-crystallin M3-like — its product is MGKIIFYEDRNFQGRSYECMSDCSDMTSYLSKCNSCRVESGCFMVYDRPNFMGTQYFLRRGEYSDYVNFGMSDSIRSCRLIPQHRGSYRMKLFERENFQGQSHELQDDCDNIMDRYRMSDFQSCNVQDGHWLMYEQPHYRGRMMYMSPGEYRSMRDVGYSGMRPSSVRRIMDSC
- the LOC109641386 gene encoding gamma-crystallin M3-like isoform X2, whose translation is MGRIIFYEDRNFQGRSYETSSDCAELTSYLSRCNSCRVESGCFMVYERPNFMGHQMLVRRGEYPDNQRLMGMSMSDCIRSCRMIPMHRGPFRMKIYERENFGGQMNELQEDCDSIQDRYRMSDCHSAHVMDGHWLMYEQPHYRGRMLYLRPGEYRSMRDMGMGPMDMRIGSIRRIMESC
- the LOC109641386 gene encoding gamma-crystallin M3-like isoform X1 translates to MIRIVQNVFCFQIIFYEDRNFQGRSYETSSDCAELTSYLSRCNSCRVESGCFMVYERPNFMGHQMLVRRGEYPDNQRLMGMSMSDCIRSCRMIPMHRGPFRMKIYERENFGGQMNELQEDCDSIQDRYRMSDCHSAHVMDGHWLMYEQPHYRGRMLYLRPGEYRSMRDMGMGPMDMRIGSIRRIMESC
- the LOC138411827 gene encoding gamma-crystallin M3-like; protein product: MTMGKIIFYEDRNFQGRHYETSSDCPELTSYLSRCHSCRVESGCFMVYDRPNFTGNQYFMRRGEYSDYMSMMGMSDCIRSCRTIPMHRGQFRMRIYERENFGGQMSELQDDCDNIQDRYRMSDCMSSNVMDGHWLMYEQPHYRGRMMYLRPGEYRSFRDMGMSSNRFMSMRRIMDSCH